A window from Symphalangus syndactylus isolate Jambi chromosome 22, NHGRI_mSymSyn1-v2.1_pri, whole genome shotgun sequence encodes these proteins:
- the NXPH2 gene encoding neurexophilin-2: MRLRPLPLVVVPGLLQLLFCDSKEVVHATEGLDWEDKDAPGTLVGNVVHSRIISPLRLFVKQSPVPKPGPMAYADSMENFWDWLANITEIQEPLTRTKRRPIVKTGKFKKMFGWGDFHSNIKTVKLNLLITGKIVDHGNGTFSVYFRHNSTGLGNVSVSLVPPSKVVEFEVSPQSTLETKESKSFNCRIEYEKTDRAKKTALCNFDPSKICYQEQTQSHVSWLCSKPFKVICIYIAFYSVDYKLVQKVCPDYNYHSETPYLSSG, translated from the coding sequence CTATTTTGTGACAGTAAGGAAGTGGTGCATGCCACGGAGGGGCTGGATTGGGAAGATAAAGATGCTCCAGGGACATTGGTCGGCAACGTGGTGCACTCAAGGATCATCAGTCCCCTGCGCCTGTTTGTTAAACAGTCTCCGGTGCCCAAGCCCGGCCCCATGGCGTATGCAGACAGCATGGAAAACTTTTGGGATTGGCTGGCCAACATCACGGAGATTCAGGAGCCATTGACAAGAACTAAACGGAGGCCAATAGTAAAAAcaggaaaatttaagaaaatgtttggaTGGGGTGACTTTCATTCCAACATTAAAACTGTTAAACTCAATCTCCTCATCACGGGGAAAATTGTTGACCATGGAAATGGAACCTTCAGTGTGTATTTCCGACATAATTCAACAGGCCTGGGCAATGTTTCAGTGAGCTTGGTACCACCCTCCAAGGTGGTGGAATTTGAAGTTTCCCCCCAGTCTACCTTGGAGACCAAGGAATCCAAATCTTTCAATTGTCGCATTGAGTATGAAAAGACAGATCGGGCAAAAAAGACCGCCCTCTGCAACTTTGACCCATCCAAGATCTGCTACCAGGAGCAGACTCAGAGCCATGTGTCTTGGTTGTGCTCCAAGCCCTTCAAGGTCATTTGCATTTACATTGCCTTTTACAGTGTTGATTATAAACTCGTGCAAAAGGTTTGCCCTGACTACAATtaccatagtgagaccccatactTATCTTCTGGCTGA